Proteins from one Oryza sativa Japonica Group chromosome 12, ASM3414082v1 genomic window:
- the LOC112937317 gene encoding putative cyclin-dependent kinase F-2 yields MAAAADSGYRRLLPCACAGAATEEPEEEEQQLPNVSPSSRPTCKARLFELYGMNVVGVESMTGRFELTGLTGVGVFGAVYKAWDNCCGTVVAVKRLSGRGRRGRHGGGGDEPYSLVHTGVRDLAREAMSLYACRGKRGVAHLRPNGAYAEVSGSCDSFLVMDYAGGFNLKDLMKRRRKEPGGGRPFSENEVRRIMRRLLVGVNAIVEAGLLHRDIRPENVVVDDGTEDLKQKPTAAATTGKKKAQSKKRKMKYTICDLGMSVPAVDSPGYSPDGVLTSIYNAPEILLGSRQYDSRVDTWGLGCIMAELLDGPGEPLFDGETNLAIMGSVLRVIGAEGVKSWPGLKRLADEPQALVRRFRDSSRLREKFPGAREARVARRPALSQAGFDVLSGLLEGNPEKRLTAIAALHMPWFEGSGGLRRVIGSCAGTSF; encoded by the coding sequence atggcggcggcggcggattccgGCTACAGGCGGCTACTGCCCTGcgcctgcgccggcgccgcaacggaggagccggaggaggaggagcagcagttGCCGAACGTGTCGCCGTCATCGCGGCCGACTTGCAAGGCGCGGCTGTTCGAGCTGTACGGGATGaacgtcgtcggcgtcgagtCCATGACGGGGCGGTTCGAGCTCACCGGGCTGACCGGCGTCGGCGTCTTCGGCGCGGTGTACAAGGCGTGGGACAACTGCTGCggcaccgtcgtcgccgtcaagcGGCTCAGCGGCCGcggtcgccgcggccgccacggcggcggcggagacgaacCCTACAGCCTCGTCCACACGGGCGTTCGGGATCTCGCGCGGGAGGCGATGAGCCTCTACGCGTGCCGCGGGAAGCGCGGCGTGGCGCACCTGCGGCCCAACGGCGCGTACGCCGAGGTCAGCGGCTCCTGCGATTCCTTCCTCGTGATGGACTACGCCGGCGGGTTCAATCTGAAGGATCTCATGAAGCGCCGCCGCAAGGAgcccggcggcgggaggccgtTCTCCGAGAACGAGGTGCGCCGGATCATGCGGCGGCTGCTGGTCGGGGTGAACGCCATCGTCGAGGCCGGCCTCCTTCACCGTGACATACGGCCGGAGAACGTGGTCGTCGACGACGGCACCGAGGATCTCAAACAgaagccgacggcggcggcgaccactgGGAAGAAGAAGGCGCAAAgcaagaagaggaagatgaaGTACACGATCTGCGACCTTGGGATGTCCGTGCCGGCGGTGGACTCGCCGGGCTACTCGCCGGACGGCGTCCTCACGTCGATCTACAACGCGCCGGAGATCCTCCTCGGGTCACGCCAGTACGACAGCCGCGTCGACACGTGGGGGCTCGGCTGCATCATGGCCGAGCTGCTCGACGGGCCCGGCGAGCCGCTGTTCGACGGCGAGACCAACCTGGCCATCATGGGCAGCGTGCTCCGGGTCATCGGCGCCGAGGGCGTCAAGTCGTGGCCGGGGCTCAAGCGGCTCGCCGACGAGCCGCAGGCGCTGGTGCGGCGTTTCCGGGACTCCAGCCGCCTCCGGGAAAAGTTCCCCGGCGCCAGGGAGGCCCGCgtggcgaggcggccggcgctgTCGCAGGCCGGCTTCGACGTCCTCAGCGGGCTGCTCGAGGGTAACCCGGAGAAGAGGCTCACGGCGATAGCCGCGCTCCACATGCCGTGGTTCGAGGGCTCCGGCGGCCTCCGCCGGGTGATCGGCAGCTGCGCCGGCACGTCCTTCTAG
- the LOC107277299 gene encoding putative cyclin-dependent kinase F-2, translating to MAIVKRAARPRPVAVAPADDDDDDDTGTSSDSDGAAKPQSFGDPIGGRYQRLAVIGSGSFGRVYRAVDNRTGEIVAVKCLFRAFNDPYGIVLESDVTDEVRALEACRGHPHIVQLIDHGRRPRHDGPVVGTGADAYIVMELVGPSLLDTICQRGTDAGARRYPESEVRHLMRQLLSAVGRMHVLGLMHRDLKPSNVLVDGRGVLKLCDLGMAFAMEESIPPYSNPVGSLPYKAPELLLRSSIYDETIDMWALGCIMAQLLGGQLLFRGMSHEDMLIRIIQVLGVDDIAGWRGYDDSMIPKTLRSGRRRHSRVLRIFSFLRVAVGAGVPEPVKRARRRSRLHRFFSIPGKAYGRAGLPELSEAGFEVLSGLLTCNPEKRMTAAQALQHRWFTV from the coding sequence ATGGCGATCGTAAAAAGGGCAGCGCGACCGCGCCCAGTCGCCGTTGCCccagcggacgacgacgacgacgacgacacgggCACATCCAGCGACAGCGACGGGGCCGCCAAACCGCAGTCTTTCGGCGATCCCATCGGCGGCCGGTACCAGCGGCTCGCCGTCATAGGTTCCGGTTCTTTCGGCCGCGTGTACCGGGCGGTGGACAACCGCACCGGCGAGATCGTCGCGGTGAAGTGCCTCTTTAGGGCGTTCAACGACCCCTACGGGATCGTGCTCGAATCGGACGTCACCGACGAGGTCCGCGCCCTCGAGGCGTGCCGGGGTCACCCGCACATCGTGCAGCTGATcgaccatggccgccgcccccgccacgACGGTCCCGTCGTCGGCACCGGGGCGGATGCCTACATCGTCATGGAGCTCGTGGGGCCCTCGCTGCTCGATACCATCTGTCAGCGCGGCACTGATGCCGGCGCGAGGCGGTACCCCGAGAGCGAGGTGCGGCACCTGATGCGGCAGCTGCTCTCCGCCGTCGGGAGGATGCACGTGCTCGGCCTCATGCACCGGGACCTCAAGCCGAGCAACGTGCTCGTCGACGGCCGAGGCGTGCTGAAGCTCTGCGACCTCGGGATGGCTTTCGCCATGGAGGAATCCATACCGCCGTACTCGAACCCGGTCGGCTCGCTGCCGTACAAGGCGCCGGAGCTCTTGCTCAGGTCGTCGATCTACGACGAGACGATCGACATGTGGGCGCTCGGCTGCATCATGGCGCAGCTCCTCGGAGGCCAGCTGCTGTTCCGCGGAATGTCCCATGAGGACATGCTCATCCGCATCATCCAAGTTCTTGGCGTTGACGACATCGCCGGCTGGAGGGGCTACGACGACAGTATGATCCCGAAGACGTTGCGGAGCGGACGTCGGAGGCACAGCCGTGTGCTCCGGATTTTCTCCTTTCTCAGGGTGGCTGTTGGCGCCGGTGTGCCGGAGCCGGTAAAGAGGGCACGGCGGCGCAGCCGTCTGCACCGGTTCTTCTCCATTCCGGGGAAGGCCTATGGCCGCGCTGGTCTGCCGGAGCTGTCGGAGGCTGGGTTCGAGGTGTTGAGTGGGCTTCTGACGTGTAACCCGGAGAagaggatgacggcggcgcaagCTCTCCAGCATCGTTGGTTCACCGTGTGA